ctctcactctcttccCCCTCTCTATTGCTCTTCTTCCTTGATTTATGAAGGTTCTGTCGGAGTATCCTGAGGGAAAAATGGCAGATGAGCAGCAAATTGCTTCTTTAGGAGAAACGTACCCAGAACTGGTGAAGAGGTTGGATGAAGGTATTCTCATTCCCCTGATCATATATGAAATCAGCTTAAGGGCGTGGagctgaaattatattttagttTATGGTGTTAGGGTCTACagttttattgaattttcagTTCCAATTTTTAATGGTAATTGCTTATAGTTTGTTTCTTCACTGCAGCTCTTAATAGTTTTACCGAAGGTCCTCCATTTACGCTTCAGAGGCTTTGCGAGGTGTTCACTTCACCTTTATATTATGTGTCATGCGTTACCTCTCTGCAGTATTCTTTATGATTGTGTCTTTCATCCCTTTGTCGACACTTTTCAAAGCTCCATGCATTGAATTAGTTGGGTTGAATTTGTCTAACAACAggtaccctttttttttttttttttggggtcaagtACAATAGGTACCTTTCTGAAACTGCTATTCTCTTCTTGCCCCCTCTTTTCACCCTTCTGTTCTCCTTAGAAGTTTGTTTCCCTATCATTTGTAACTGTAAAAATGGTGGCAATTGGATGtagtttttataatttaggaGTAGTTTGCAGACCTTTAATGAGTGCTTGCATCTTTTTGCTTGTCTGATACGTTAATGCACTATTATTCCCTTGCTATGTTATAATATGTATCACTTTACGAGATGTAATTttgtattgaaatttttgttgaacAGATCCTTTTGGATGCACAAACCACCTATCCAAATCTCTCAAAGCTTGCTTTTGCACTAGAAAAGGTATAGTAATGAAGAACCTGATTCACTGTTTTCCATCCCAATGCATCTGATGTTGCTAAGAGCAACTTTAATGGGGGGATGTAAATGGTTACTTTATCTCCACCATTTACTCATCTTCCATCAGTTTAGTGGGTTTCTTCCTTAGTTGGAATGATATAAAGCTGCTCTAATGCTTCCCCTTAAGTGTTTGGGCAAAGAAAACTCTTGATTTAAGCTTATATATGCCAACCTTATTTTAACTAATACTAAAGTAGTCTACTTAAGTTCCAACTTACatatttattgtttatattttcttgaacTTTTTATTTGTAGCTTTACAacttgcattttcttttttgtagaaTCTATTGGTGACAACTATGCTGACCGTCTCAACTGATCCATATCCACAACCCATGGTGCAAAATTCAGCTGAACCAAAGCAAGCAACTGAAGAACCTAAACTTCACTCAGATTCAGTGCAGAATGGGGTGGAATCTATGGTAGGTGATAGGGATGAAGTTATGGCAGAGGTAGAACAAGCTGATATTGATGATGATATGACCATTGCCATAGAAGCTTTTGAAGATATAGTTGGATCATCAGAAACAAATTCAGTGCAGACCAATAATTCTTAGCATTCCAGTGATGTAGTCGAGAGGCGTTAATCCAACAAAGCCCATTGGTTCACATGAGCAACTTGGTTGGATCATTAAGTCTGGTACAGGGCTTGGTTAACCATCAAGTTAGCAGCATTAGTGAAAAGCCTGGATCCTGGTCACATAGATTCGGGAAGATTCTTATTCATATTTATGCCTAAATGATGTAACTATAAAATAGGGAGCATTGCATCGAGAATTATTGGCTGGCTTCTGTAGCTTTTAGAATTTTGCTGCTGCATTGTTACTCACAGGTCATTGATACTTGGCTTGCTTGATTTTGCATTTTGAAATAAATgtcttttccaatttttatgTTCTGAATTCAGAACGTCACGCTTAATGCGCCTATTTCGGAATCCGTCTTTTTTGGACTGAAAGCGGAAAGGGTGAGTAGAACGGTAGCGAAAACTAAACCTTCCTCCTTTGGCCTAGCGTGCACTTGTTCAAATTCGCTGTTCTGTTATTAAAGGAGAAATTATTTTGCAACAACTCGAGAAACTCCGGGGATTGACGATACTAAATAAAGGAAATGGGTAGAATATGGAATTATTGCATTGCTTTATATGGGGTAAAGATCAAAACTTGAGTGTTGgaaccaaacaagaaaagaaaagccctggaagtgttataaaatgaactggaATATgtgtgaatattgagctgcacgtaaagtagatgaaacacagtatttaacgaggttcggctatgcctacgtcctcggagagcagcaatagtaacttttccactatataaaataatagggctacaactttagtgtttacaatatgtgtggctcactgaattttctctcttggagaatttctccctgctctctttcctctccactcactcactctctttcttccttctcttcctcttctctaagCACCCTCTTCTACTTatggaggtatctatttataggccaaaGACATTGGCTGTTCACTTCACAAGTATTTGGCTTCACTCG
Above is a window of Prunus persica cultivar Lovell chromosome G2, Prunus_persica_NCBIv2, whole genome shotgun sequence DNA encoding:
- the LOC18786864 gene encoding serine/threonine-protein phosphatase 4 regulatory subunit 2-B, which codes for MEMPSNENSQPLMNSTSDADNQHETIVPDGLNNAYKESKHEVAEEEVRGILAVIASTGKFWHDWDKLKSMLSFQLKQVLSEYPEGKMADEQQIASLGETYPELVKRLDEALNSFTEGPPFTLQRLCEILLDAQTTYPNLSKLAFALEKNLLVTTMLTVSTDPYPQPMVQNSAEPKQATEEPKLHSDSVQNGVESMVGDRDEVMAEVEQADIDDDMTIAIEAFEDIVGSSETNSVQTNNS